From Amblyraja radiata isolate CabotCenter1 chromosome 21, sAmbRad1.1.pri, whole genome shotgun sequence, a single genomic window includes:
- the odf3b gene encoding outer dense fiber protein 3B, which translates to MPADPWVGTWRPHRPRMAIAAMYSGPGPKYLLPGHTGYTGHDTTTYRAPAYSLAQRLPGAKDSGTPAPKSIPEKMTHHGKDTVPAWTMGHRPRDIDPSKTPGPANYRTDPANRLVHRSVPAYSMALRTVGLKGSDGPGPARYKDVRVFGPNIPHLKAAPAYTMSQKTAFGSMLSNIVKTPGPCAYKHVDTDVFKNRAPKYTIVERNMIPGDTTMKPGPNRYRPEDVNLHKNYPKYTFGIHHSDFVAPLIVTPSD; encoded by the exons ATGCCGGCTGATCCGTGGGTTGGAACATGGAGACCTCACCGCCCGAGAATGGCGATTGCAGCAATGTACAGCGGTCCAGGTCCCAAGTACCTCCTGCCGGGACACACAG GTTATACTGGCCACGATACAACAACATACAGGGCTCCTGCTTATTCCTTGGCCCAACGCCTTCCAGGAGCGAAGGACAGTGGCACACCTGCACCAAAGTCAATCCCAGAAAAGATGACTCACCATGGGAAGGACACTGTCCCTGCATGGACAATGGGTCATCGACCGAGGGACATTGACCCGAGTAAAACACCAGGGCCAG CAAATTACCGGACAGATCCTGCAAATAGATTAGTTCACCGCTCTGTTCCAGCCTACTCCATGGCTTTGCGGACAGTTGGGCTCAAGGGAAGTGATGGCCCAG GACCTGCACGATACAAGGATGTACGCGTATTTGGGCCGAACATTCCACATTTGAAAGCAGCACCTGCTTACACCATGTCACAAAAAACAGCATTTGGGAGCATGCTGAGTAACATTGTGAAA ACTCCAGGGCCATGTGCATATAAACATGTGGACACTGATGTATTCAAAAACAGAGCACCAAAGTACACCATAGTGGAACGCAATATGATTCCAGGAGACACCACAATGAAACCAGGACCTAATCGTTACAGGCCAGAAGAT GTAAATTTGCATAAAAACTATCCCAAGTACACTTTTGGAATCCATCATTCCGACTTCGTTGCACCTCTTATTGTGACACCCTCGGACTGA